Within Triticum dicoccoides isolate Atlit2015 ecotype Zavitan chromosome 1B, WEW_v2.0, whole genome shotgun sequence, the genomic segment GTGAAAAGTTCTATAAGTTTTAAAGCCTCCTGAATATTCAAATAAATATTTGATTCTCTTGCATGCCCAAAAAGTTTTTTTTATAAAATTATGTGATATATGTAAGTAATTATTTCTCACCCTCGATCACCCCTTCATTTTGCTCTAAAGAAACATTCTTATTTTTTCCCTTCTGTCGTAAACATTGGCGTGGTAATATCTAGTGTTTATCTCCTTATTTTTATATCTCTACAACCATTTCAATTCGTCTTGTTTCAAAATCTTGCCTAATTGATCTCTGAGTTCTTTTCATTCAGTTCTATCATGGGCAGTTAAACCGTTTATCTCAACATTTCTAACATGGTTCATATTTTTTTTCCACAATAGTATTTTTTCTAGAATTACTGTAAGGGAGACCCCTAcaatataattggtgcaacaaacccaaattgtaaGTACTGTGCCTTCAACTTGGGTGGGTGGGAAAGCAACAGTCCCTTTCCACCACTAGACCATGCCTTAGTCATTTTTCTATAGCTGTCATCAGCACTTTTATTCCATCCTCTACTTCTGAGGACTCTTAACCCATGTTGCCATTTATCTATGTTAGAACCTTCATAATTATAAATCCACATGTTAGTAACAAACTCTTTAAAACCATCCCTCGACATCCATGAGTTCTCAAATCTAAAGATAGGTTGAGTACAATGGGAACCAGTATCTAAAATCAGAGGAGTGTGGTTACACCCCCTTTCCAAAGCTAGGAGGATAGACAAAGGATAGTGTTCTTCCCAATTAGGacacatgagagctctatctaataTTTCATATGTAGGATCAACAAGGTTATTAGCCCAAGTGAACCTTCTCCCATTAAGAGGAAGTTCCCTCAACCCAGCATGTTCAATAATAGCATTAAAATAAAACTCCAATGATTAGTTTCATTAGGTTTGTTTTTTCTCATAACTATTTCTAATGATATTAAATTCCCCACCCATCATGCATGGTAGGGGTTTATCATGATATACCATGGATAATTCTGCTAAGAGAGTAGCTTTACCAtctacttgagcatctccatagacAGAATCAAGTTTTGGTGGAATTTAGTTGTCCTATCAAAAAGTGAGACCCTAACAAAATAGATCCCAATTTCTACTTGTGTCACATCAACACAGGTCACCATTCATACCCACCCAAATCCATCCCGATTTGCCTCTAGGAGAAGATCAGATTCAAATGAATTTTTCCCTCCACACAAATTACGCAGTTCATTTTTTGTGTAATCAGATTTATTAGTTCCTTGTAAACCAACAAATCTAGGTTTTCTCTTTAATATCAACTCTCTTAGAAACCTCTTTTTAGTGTCTTGTTAAACCCCCCTCACATTCCAAAACACACCTATCATCTTTGAAAGGAAACTATGATTTGTTCTTCTCCTTTTTTAGTCCACCAATGGAGACAGTGTGCTTCATACAGCTAATTGCTGATGAGCCACACTCCTTTTTTCTCCCATTAGAATATTTTTTTAATGATCATGATACTCATCTTCCACTTTAGCATCTGAATGACCATTGTCAAAACAAAGCTCAGTGAAATCAGTATCCCAGTATCAATACGACCCGGGGAACTAGGattttattttctttctcattAATGATATTTTGAAATAAAAGTCTTTCCTGACTTGTTCCATATAATCAATGATCTTTAGGTTATGCTCAACCATATCTATGGAGCAGCCCAGGTCTATGCCAACCATGTCACACATATGTAAAACAGAAGCTTTCTCTTTATCAAGGGGTGAATTGGAATCATTGCCATAGTCATTTTTATTTGCAACTCTTTTCTTGGCCAAGTCTTCAATTCTGACATCTCGACTTCCTTCAGCCCAGTACATCTTGTGGGAGGACCAACCCTTTCCTTTTCTAACATCTCATCACCTTGATCACTCTAAGCTTTAACCATTTTAGCACCGAAAGATTCCATAGACTCTTGATCGCCATTGTAATCCACAAGCTCCACATACACATCACTATCTTTAGCTTTTATCCTAGCTGTTATCAATGTCAAGGTCCTCATCAACTAAATCTGCAAGCTCCTGATCTCTAGATTCTCTTTGCTCAATCTTTTGGATTGATTCCTCAAGCCTGTGTTGTTGGATCTTAATCATTATTTCCAGTTTCTTCTTGTCACTTTCTAGATCAACCATTTTCTTCTCTCCAACAACCCTGAAAGCAGTTGTATGTCTTTGTCTTCTTCCATCTGTTGGACATGGTAATAACCATCTCAAAATCACTTTCAGTCTTTTTCCTGTCACCCAGGCCAATAATCTGATTGCTCTTCTTGAGCATGAACTCCTCAATTTTCCTCTTCAGTTTCTCAAATTATCTCAAATTGAGCTAATTAAGGCAACCCAAAGAAATAACCTCTCTGTCAGCATCATTGCCAATTTTGCTCTTGAACCATTGGATGTGATGTTGAGTGTTGATGTAGGTATTTTTTGTCTCACTAGAATATTTTGATTTTGGATCATATGGTCTTGTGTTGTATGCCTGAATTGTTGTTGTTGGTGATTTGTGTAAATAAGTTGCTGCTAGAAATTTGCATTATACGGGCGGCTATACTAGCAGGGAAGAATTACTCCTGGCTGATGGGTATGGGCGAAAATATTCCTTGTGACGGGTATGAGGATGGATAATGGGCAAAACTGTGCTTGGTAGGTACAGAAAAAAGAGGCTTTACCTGATGGAGCAATTATCTGTTGCCATCTTAAGTACCAAATACTCACAACTGGAGCGAGTaaataagaaagaaaaaaagagaggtgGTTTCTTCTGAAAATAACCGATGGACTAATGTTTAGGTGTCTTTTTTTGtccgttagggtttgtgtcctactgagAAAGGTGAGGTGATGGCGGCTCTGTGAAGATGGAATGATGCTCTCCTCGCCTAGCCCCGTCTCGACGGTTCGTCTAGCATCGTCAGATGGCACATGTACTTGTGTCTCCGACGGATCTCGTGGGATTCGTTCAGCGTTTATCTTCGATGGATACGCTTGGATCCGGTCTTCATTCATCCGCGTCCTTGTGTTTGCAGGATTGGATCCTTGTGATCTACGTTCTCTTCATCGGGGAGGTTGTTGCTCTGGTGTACTTGTCTGGGACCTTAGCACGGCGATttttcgactgtctactacaataaggtttgcccAGCTTCGATGAGGGAAAGGCGATGACGATGACATGCCTTCAACTCGATCTAGTAAATTTAGTCGTTGCTAGGTAGTGTACGGACCTGGATGTAATTTTTCACTTCTGGTGTTCTCTATGTTCTcgaaagagaaaaaagaaatcGCTGTACTGAAATGGGTAAATTTGTCATCCGGGTACAGAAATGACATGGAAATTTTGGCTTAGCCACCTCGCGTGCCTACGCAAAGACGAGGTAACGCGCTTCTCCGTCTGGCCCACTTCGCACGCCCGGTAGCCGGGCCCGGAAACGCGAAGGCGGCCAGAAAGTATACTGAAAAGAGGCCcgttaaagaagaagaagaagaaaaaaataaataaaaagagcaaCGGAAATTAAACTTGGCACAGCCGAGCCGGAGGAAGGCGCACGCACCCACCTCACTCTCCCACTCAAGTACACACTCCTCGCTGCTCGCTCTCCTCTCTGACGGACGGCAGAGTgggcgaagaggaagaagaagccgcCGGAAGACagggagagagggaggaggggagggagaTCTGCgcgggggaggagaggagaggcagcGATGGGGTGCGCGGCATCCAAGGTGGAGCAGGAGGACACGGTGCGGCGCTGCAAGGAGCGCCGGCGCAACATCAaggacgccgtcgccgcgcgccaGCTGCTCGCCTCGGCGCACGCCGACTACCTCCGCTCCCTCCGCATCACGGCCGCCGCGCTCTCCCGCTTCGCGCAGGGCCACTCGTCGCTCACCGTCTCCCACCACACCGCGCCCGTCCTCCTCACCACCGCCGCGCCGCCGGCCCTGCACGCGCCCGcgcccgccgccacgtcctccgTCGCCTCGTCCTCGCTGCCGCCCCCCACGCCGCTCCCTCGCcaccagccgccgccaccgccgccgccccagcagcagCCTCAGCCGCAGCCGCAGGCGGCCGCCGCTGCGCTCAGGGTCGACATGGATCCGAGGATGCGGCGGCTCAAGGTGCCGCACATCCTGTCGGACTCGAGCGTCGCGTCGTCGTTCCGGAAGCCGCCGGTGGTGGGGACGCCCTCCTCCTCGTCGGCCTGGGACTGGGAGAACTTCtacccgccgtcgccgcccgactCCGAGTTCTTCGACCGCCGCAAGACCGATCTCGAGGAGGCAAACCGCCTCCGCGAGCTCGACGACGAGGCCAAGGCCCGGGGCTACCCCCAGCGCCGCCACGACCACCTCAAAGAAGAGGACGAGGTCGACGACAGCCAtggagaagacgaggaggagacggAGAGGGAGGATATGCATTGCGGCGGATGGGAGGACGAGGAAGACCACTACGCGTCGACGACCACGTCGGAGACCAGATCAGAGGAAGGCGAGGTGGGGAATAGATCCGAGTGCGGGTTCGCGGCCAGATCGGAGTATGGCGGGACAGCGCCGTCCGAGTACGCCGCCGTGCCAATGCAGCTGAGGAGGGCCGAGAGGTCAGAGGTCGGAGACTCCTTCTCCACGGTCACGGGGGCGACCGAGATGCGGATGGTGGTGCGCCACCGCACGCTCTCAGAGATCGTCGCGGCCATCGAGGAGTACTTCGTCAAGGCGGCCGACGCGGGCGACAACGTGTCGGAGCTCCTGGAGGCCAGCCGCGCACAGCTCGACCGCAACTTCCAGCAACTTAAAAGTAATCGCCATTACACGAATTGCGCCCCAGAATGCTATTTTCTCCAAGTGCTTTAGGATTTTTTTAACAAAGATGCAATGCTTTCTTGCCCAAATGGTGACAATGCTTTAGCATTTTGGCTTAATCTGATTTCTCCTTTCGCAGAGACGGTGTACCACTCCAACAGCGTGCTATCAGCACTGGCGTCGACATGGACTTCAAAGCCGCCATTGGCTGTGCGCTACAAGCTGGACACCAATTCACTGGAGATGGGATCAATGGAAGGGAAGAGCCATGGGTCAACACTGGAGCGGCTCTTGGCCTGGGAAAAGAAGCTATATGAGGAGGTCAAGGTAATTTTACTATCCATCTCGAGGCCATTGGTGACTGTTAATTATACTTTCAAGTTAACAGTTGAGTACATTGCTCAAATTGGTATTGCCTTGCTGTATAAAAATTGTCAGTTAAGCAGTTAAAACTATGCTATGACTGTTAGTTATGATTCATTAGTTGTCGATGGAACATGCTGAAACTATTCAGGGGCTCCACCTGTGAATGATCCAACTATGTTGCTAGAGGATATTAGCTGATGTTTTCGGTCATCAACAAATTTCAAATTCTTCCACCAGGAACTCTTTATGATAAAGCAAATAAATGAGTATATAATGCTAGAATAAGATGTGCGTCGTCTGTATTTAACCCATGGTCAAGGATGAAGTGAAACTAGTGGTTGCACCATGAAGAGAGCTCTATCTCTTGGAGGTTGTAGGATTCTGGTAGGTACAAATAAATTATAGAAAACAAATGACTAGACATTGTTTCTGTTTTGCTAGATTGGGTGACACCTCTCTAGATTTGAAGTTGGTGTCTTGATACAATTTAATGTATAGCAGTGCTCCCTTTTGTTCAGCAATTGTGGAAGAAGAATCTGATCCTGTTGCAGAAAGCTTCTTTAGAGAGGCCCTGCACTTTCCTCCTTTGGAACAGCTGGAGCATTGGCCTGATAGTTTTAGCTGCTTTCAGCAAAGGCAGCAGTGATACATGCCATTAGATCTCCTAACCACACATTCGTATTTTCCTCCCTTCCTTTATGCTCTGTTTTTGTCTAAACTACTCATCCTTTGAGATTCTTTACTTTATAGTGTACAAAGGTCTCCAAACCTTGAGAAATTGTCTTTAATGTACATAATATATCTGATAATGCTGGGCACGAGAAAGTTCCTAGGCTGGGGCATTGCCTTTTGCTGCTATAGAAACCACTACAACATTTATATTGGATAAGTTTAGTGACGCCAAATAGTGTTCATTTGGTTTCCTTAGTTTGGGATAGAATGTGATTCCTTTAAAGTTATTGCACTGCACTTGTTTTTCTTCTTGCATATGTATGCTAAACAGTTTATCGAACCCAACTGTTCAGATATTAAAGCGTATATGCATTTATTTGAACTTCTGCAGGCTAGAGAGAGCGTTAAGATTGAGCATGAGAAGAAGCTTTCTACCCTGCAAAGCTTGGAATACAGAGGGAGGGACAGTGCCAAGCTGGACAAGACCAAGGCCTCCATAAACAAGCTGCAATCACTGATCGTTGTTACGTCGCAAGCTGCCACTACCACATCCTCAGCCATCGTCAGCGTCCGCGACAATGAGCTCGCGCCACAGCTTGTCGAGCTTTGTTTCGCGTAAGTTGTGTCCCTTGTTCCGAAACCCCTGATTCCAGATCTTGTGATGCTGCCAGGAAGCACTACTTAACTGTTTCTGAATTTTGACATGCAGGTTGCTGAGCATGTGGAGGTCCATGAACTACTTCCACGAGACACAGAATGAGATCGTTCAACAAGTGCGCGGTCTGGTGGACAACTCCATGGCCGAGT encodes:
- the LOC119339641 gene encoding protein ROLLING AND ERECT LEAF 2-like, whose product is MGCAASKVEQEDTVRRCKERRRNIKDAVAARQLLASAHADYLRSLRITAAALSRFAQGHSSLTVSHHTAPVLLTTAAPPALHAPAPAATSSVASSSLPPPTPLPRHQPPPPPPPQQQPQPQPQAAAAALRVDMDPRMRRLKVPHILSDSSVASSFRKPPVVGTPSSSSAWDWENFYPPSPPDSEFFDRRKTDLEEANRLRELDDEAKARGYPQRRHDHLKEEDEVDDSHGEDEEETEREDMHCGGWEDEEDHYASTTTSETRSEEGEVGNRSECGFAARSEYGGTAPSEYAAVPMQLRRAERSEVGDSFSTVTGATEMRMVVRHRTLSEIVAAIEEYFVKAADAGDNVSELLEASRAQLDRNFQQLKKTVYHSNSVLSALASTWTSKPPLAVRYKLDTNSLEMGSMEGKSHGSTLERLLAWEKKLYEEVKARESVKIEHEKKLSTLQSLEYRGRDSAKLDKTKASINKLQSLIVVTSQAATTTSSAIVSVRDNELAPQLVELCFALLSMWRSMNYFHETQNEIVQQVRGLVDNSMAESTSDLHRLATRDLEAAVSAWHSNFNRLIKYQREYIRSLYGWLKLTLFQVDSITPQEAHASLISRELTTFCDEWKQALDRLPDAVASEAIKSFVNVIHVIYTKQAEEMKIKKRTEAYSKELEKKTNSLRAIEKKYYQSYSMVGLGLPGSGRDGIEGHSFDARDPLSEKKTEIAQCRRKVEDEITRHAKAVEVTRSMTLNNIQTGLPGMFQAIAGFSGTVVEALDVVCRRAGSVR